In the Candidatus Poribacteria bacterium genome, GAATTCTGCAGTCGCGTCTATCTTGGCTTCAGGGGACACCTATTGAGGAGATTACTGCTTCACAATTGACCTGTGAAACCCATCCTGAAATAGTGGACGGTAACTTGGAAACGGTTGCGACTTTTTCAGTCCAAGGGACAGTCACAAAGAAGTATGAGGTCGTGGAACGCAGCAGGCGTTCATTTGGCAGGGGGCAGTATATAACGGATCTTGAGGGAACAATCCGATGTGAGATTGTGATTAAACTCGAAAAACCGATGTACGTGAATACTGTCGAAGTGTACCCCGCCTCGCGCATCCCTAATTTGGCACTGAGCACAACATTGGAAGCCTCCGGTTATCATCTCGGTCAATCCGGAACAGGATTTCAACCGGTGCATGATAAACAGCATAGAGATGTAGGAGGCACAAAACCTGTTAAATTCAGCGTTGCGCGGGAAGTGCTCTATCTGCGTGTGACAGCGGACGCAATAGAAGACCGGCAGAACGCGACACGGAACGATGACAAGGAAATTAACATCCCTCTGAAAGGGGCTTCAATCCGAGAGATCAAAATTTACGGGAAGAAGCAATCGTAAGAAGATTTTCTACATCTGGTAGGGAGAAAAAAAATGAGAATACAAGTATTCAGCATTTTATTGGTTCTAATATGCAGTGTTATGGGGTGTGCGATGCTGCAAGAGGTGCCACTTATTGAAATTCCGGCATCGCGGCTCACCTGTGATCGAATCCCTGAGATTGTAGATGGCGACTTGAAAACAGTTGGCACCTTTGCAGCACAAGGATCCATCAAAAAAGAATTTGTTGGAAGTATAGTAAAGGGGGTATCTCAGCCGCTGCAGTACCAGCGTCGGGTGGAAGGTAGTCTCAAAACGGAAACCTTGATCAAATTGGACACACCCAGTTATATTAAGTATGTTGAAGTCTATCCGGCATCAACCATCCGTAACCTCGCTTTGGATGTTGGCATAAAACGCCCGAACCAGAAACTCTCGTTTGAGGCAGTAGAGGATAAACGCGGCATAAAAGTGGAAGGGACACTGCCAGTAAGATTCAAGGTTGAGCGGGAAATTCATCATTTGCGATTGACAGCAAATGCCTTGGAAGACCCCGAAAACGTCCGACACGACGACGAAGAACGTAAAATGTGGATTCCACTCAAGGGTGCTGCGATTCGAGAAGTCAAATTCTATGGACGAAAATAAAAACCGCTTGATTTTTCTTTAATGACATTGTAGAATAAAAATAAGTTCATAGGACTTACGCACAATGGGCTAAAACTTACGTAACGCGTAAAATTTGACTTTTTTTTCTAATTTTGTTAAGTTAAGCAGCATAGGCACGGGAAACTTGCGTGTCTCCCACATAAACAAACTGGAGGATTAGAATTCTATTGCAAAAACAAGAATCAAAGGGTGTTCCCATACAGAGCAACGCTGAAGTGCAAGCCCTGTTCGGGCATAGCGATGCCTTCTTAAAAATTATTGAAGACAATTTCGATGCCCGCGTTGTTTTGAAAAGTGACAACATCGCTATCATTGGCGAAAACGTCACAGAAGTCAACCGGGTGACAACGGTTCTCGAATCACTTCTTCACCGCATTCGGAAAGGAGAAAGCATTCAGGCAACTGATGTCAACTATGCGATTCGTGCATCCAGGGTCGATGAACGAGATACCTTAGGTGACACAGGTGCCGAGTCTATTCCGGTATTCTCAAAACGCGGTGTCATCCGTCCAAAGACCGCTGGTCAAAGAAGGTATGTGGAAGCGATGAAACACAACGACCTTGTGTTCGGTATCGGACCCGCCGGAACAGGGAAAACATATCTCGCCATGGCGATGGCGGTCTCCGCACTCAAAAGTGGACAGGTGAGTCGTATCATCTTGACGCGACCCGCCGTTGAAGCTGGTGAGAAACTCGGTTTTTTACCCGGCGATATTGCCGACAAGGTGCATCCATACCTACGTCCGTTATACGATGCGCTCTACGATATGATGCCACCCGAAGCACTCGACAAATACATCGAACGAAATGTTATTGAGGTCGCACCGATCGCTTTCATGCGAGGCAGAACGCTCAACAACTCGTTTGTTGTCCTTGATGAAGCGCAAAATGCTACGATTGAGCAGATGAAGATGTTCCTCACCCGCCTCGGTTTTGACTCAAAAGCCGTGGTCACAGGCGACATTACGCAGACAGATCTACCGACACACAAAATTTCAGGACTCGCAGATGCACAAGAGGTGCTTTCAGGAATCAACGGCATTGAGTTCATCTATTTTTCAAGGGTTGATGTTGTCCGACATGAACTCGTCCAACGTATCGTCGAAGCTTATGAACAGGCATCACCACACAATAAGGGACGGAACGGCGGGAACCCGCCAAGTGCGTCCGATGCAGAAGAATAACCGTTTTGATTCGCGTTAGGAATACAAGTAACAATACCACCTTTGACGTAGAAGTCATTCACAACGCAGTGCTCGCGACACTAAAAGCACATGATGCAGAGGCGTGTGAAGTCAGTGTCCTCTTAACAGACGATGCTGACATTAAACATCTCAACCGCGACTATCGAGGCGTTGATGCGCCGACAGATGTGCTGGCTTTTGCGATGCGTGAGGGTGAAGATGGGAATGTGAACCCGAATGTACTCGGTGATCTCGTTATATCCCTCGAAACGGCATCGCGGCAATTGACAACAGGCGATCAGTTCAGCGCGACTCGCAGTAGTCTTGAAACCGAAAAACAGGGGACAACCTACGACACTCTTGAAATCGAAGTCGCGTTACTCGCGATACACGGTGCACTTCATCTGCTTGGCTACGACCATCAAACACAAGAAGAAGCCACAGTTATGTTTCAAAAGCAGAATACCATCTTCGGTTTATTGAGGAAACCATAGCACGATTGTTCGCTAACTTTTGAGCACCAGTTTGTAGGGGGTGTAATTTTACGTTTGGACGACCTATTAGTCATCAAACTCGTTAGTTTAGGTATAATCTTAATTCTCAGTGCGCTGTTTTCAACTGCCGAAGCGTTGCTCGCTCGGTTAACGCGAGACGATATTC is a window encoding:
- the ybeY gene encoding rRNA maturation RNase YbeY gives rise to the protein MIRVRNTSNNTTFDVEVIHNAVLATLKAHDAEACEVSVLLTDDADIKHLNRDYRGVDAPTDVLAFAMREGEDGNVNPNVLGDLVISLETASRQLTTGDQFSATRSSLETEKQGTTYDTLEIEVALLAIHGALHLLGYDHQTQEEATVMFQKQNTIFGLLRKP
- a CDS encoding PhoH family protein is translated as MQKQESKGVPIQSNAEVQALFGHSDAFLKIIEDNFDARVVLKSDNIAIIGENVTEVNRVTTVLESLLHRIRKGESIQATDVNYAIRASRVDERDTLGDTGAESIPVFSKRGVIRPKTAGQRRYVEAMKHNDLVFGIGPAGTGKTYLAMAMAVSALKSGQVSRIILTRPAVEAGEKLGFLPGDIADKVHPYLRPLYDALYDMMPPEALDKYIERNVIEVAPIAFMRGRTLNNSFVVLDEAQNATIEQMKMFLTRLGFDSKAVVTGDITQTDLPTHKISGLADAQEVLSGINGIEFIYFSRVDVVRHELVQRIVEAYEQASPHNKGRNGGNPPSASDAEE